From the Phycisphaerae bacterium genome, one window contains:
- a CDS encoding alginate export family protein, producing MLACARHSRGDRAAGGESRDPWLAWLGRSLALSLSCLLTTVSVEGQQGSSAFLNQQRALEDEVRAALDKELPTDQKFDMDWGGWYSFHLFQFDDGVNSSRTFRRHDIRGWTSASIDQGAHEFYLRGKLLFEDWNHGDSYDGNEDDVVGPNLDRGFYQFDLRKAAKACGGNRLDWDLNVKAGRDLVEFGTGYALSLPMDHVQIKLEVEKVELTSLIGTSIRSVDDFDLSRPKYGSMHRNFYGLQAKYLGMDKHQPFFYALWNEDLRGQRAPDFFRNHDYDSYYLGIGSTGELARDLRYGSEWVFEGGRSYMDRWPPTRRNICAWAFDQSLEYLPHWPLQPRFIGEYMFASGDADRRLSPTDVEGGNTAGRDTSFVGFGYRDTGLAFGPRLSNVHIWRAGSAFKPLEKIECLRDLECGTDWFLYAKNRAHAAVSDETANEESGYLGWEMDYFANWRITSDLAWTIRLGTFFPGQAFSDQTTRTFFLTGVTYSF from the coding sequence ATGTTGGCTTGTGCCCGACATTCTCGTGGCGACAGAGCTGCCGGTGGCGAGTCTCGCGATCCCTGGCTTGCGTGGCTCGGCCGGTCCCTGGCCCTGTCGCTGAGTTGCCTGCTCACGACCGTTTCCGTCGAGGGGCAACAGGGCAGCTCGGCGTTTCTCAACCAGCAACGAGCCCTCGAGGACGAGGTCCGTGCCGCCCTGGACAAGGAATTGCCGACCGACCAGAAGTTCGACATGGACTGGGGCGGCTGGTACAGCTTCCACCTCTTCCAGTTCGACGACGGCGTCAACTCCTCGCGAACCTTCCGCCGGCACGACATCCGCGGGTGGACGTCGGCCAGCATCGACCAAGGAGCTCACGAGTTCTATCTCCGCGGCAAACTGTTGTTTGAAGATTGGAACCACGGCGACTCGTATGACGGCAATGAGGACGACGTCGTCGGACCGAATCTCGACCGGGGCTTCTATCAGTTTGACTTGCGGAAGGCGGCCAAGGCCTGCGGCGGGAACCGGCTCGACTGGGACCTGAATGTGAAGGCCGGCCGCGATCTGGTCGAGTTCGGCACCGGCTATGCTCTATCCCTGCCGATGGACCACGTCCAGATCAAGCTCGAGGTCGAGAAGGTCGAACTGACCAGCTTGATCGGCACCAGCATCCGCAGCGTCGACGATTTCGACCTCAGCCGACCGAAGTACGGCAGCATGCACCGCAATTTCTACGGCCTGCAGGCCAAGTACCTCGGCATGGACAAGCATCAGCCCTTCTTCTATGCCCTGTGGAACGAGGATCTCCGAGGGCAACGGGCACCGGATTTCTTCCGCAACCACGATTACGACTCTTACTACCTGGGCATCGGCTCGACCGGTGAGCTGGCCAGGGACCTGCGATACGGATCAGAGTGGGTGTTCGAGGGCGGCCGGAGCTACATGGACCGCTGGCCGCCGACCCGGCGGAATATCTGCGCCTGGGCCTTCGACCAGTCCCTCGAGTACCTCCCCCACTGGCCGCTGCAGCCGCGGTTCATTGGCGAGTACATGTTTGCCAGCGGCGACGCAGATCGACGACTGAGTCCCACCGACGTCGAAGGGGGCAACACGGCCGGCAGGGACACCAGCTTCGTGGGCTTCGGCTATCGTGACACCGGGCTCGCCTTCGGTCCACGGCTGAGTAACGTCCACATCTGGCGAGCCGGTTCGGCTTTCAAGCCGTTGGAGAAGATCGAGTGTCTGCGTGACCTGGAATGCGGCACCGACTGGTTTCTCTATGCCAAGAACCGCGCCCACGCCGCCGTCTCGGATGAAACCGCGAACGAGGAGTCGGGGTATCTCGGCTGGGAGATGGACTACTTCGCGAACTGGCGAATCACCTCCGACCTGGCGTGGACGATTCGCCTGGGAACGTTCTTCCCCGGACAGGCGTTCAGCGACCAGACGACGAGGACCTTCTTTCTGACGGGCGTGACCTACAGCTTCTGA